The following coding sequences are from one Methanococcoides orientis window:
- a CDS encoding (Fe-S)-binding protein: MEDEHLRSILKCVRCGTCRSVCPIFEELGWESFSTRGRMMIAKGISEGMELDESIIDSINTCTTCGICEEMCPAGAMPPDVFENIRHEIVEMGKETETQRYLRENTLSTGNPMNETHSRLGWLMEQRDMPEHAENVYFVGCLGSYRYQETVLRTYDLISHLDVTVLPDEVCCGSPLLRTGSDATELIAHNVRQMEKAGAHTIIASCAGCYSTLKNDYPDRFNIVHITEFLEENLDKLELDRLDITVTYHDPCHLGRANRIFDAPRKLIKAVCELREMRTFRENARCCGGGGGVRKGYPELSKALTEKRVAEIPEGVDYIVTCCPLCRTNMAPFSKVPVIDLLDLLTWAQKKKRE; this comes from the coding sequence ATGGAGGATGAGCATTTAAGGTCAATACTAAAATGCGTGCGTTGCGGAACGTGCCGTTCGGTATGTCCTATATTTGAAGAGCTCGGATGGGAATCTTTCAGTACCAGGGGACGGATGATGATCGCAAAAGGGATCTCTGAGGGAATGGAACTTGATGAGAGTATTATTGATAGCATCAATACCTGCACTACATGTGGCATATGTGAGGAGATGTGTCCTGCAGGAGCAATGCCGCCTGATGTCTTTGAAAATATAAGGCATGAAATTGTGGAAATGGGTAAGGAAACAGAGACCCAAAGGTACCTGCGTGAGAACACGCTTTCCACAGGTAACCCGATGAATGAAACTCATTCTAGACTTGGGTGGCTAATGGAGCAACGCGATATGCCGGAACACGCTGAGAATGTGTATTTTGTTGGTTGCCTTGGATCTTACCGATATCAGGAAACTGTACTTAGGACATACGACCTTATCAGCCACCTTGATGTGACAGTGCTTCCCGATGAGGTCTGTTGCGGTTCCCCTCTTCTGAGAACAGGTTCTGATGCAACTGAACTAATAGCGCATAATGTCAGGCAGATGGAAAAAGCAGGTGCTCATACCATAATAGCCAGTTGTGCGGGCTGCTATAGTACTCTTAAAAATGACTACCCTGACAGGTTCAATATTGTTCATATAACAGAATTCCTGGAAGAGAATCTGGATAAATTGGAACTTGACAGGCTTGATATAACTGTAACATATCATGACCCATGCCACCTTGGAAGGGCAAACAGGATATTTGATGCCCCAAGAAAATTGATAAAAGCTGTCTGTGAGCTCAGGGAAATGAGGACCTTCAGGGAGAATGCCAGATGTTGTGGAGGCGGGGGCGGAGTTCGCAAAGGTTACCCTGAACTCTCAAAAGCGCTTACAGAAAAAAGAGTTGCAGAAATTCCTGAAGGTGTGGATTACATTGTAACTTGTTGTCCATTATGCCGTACCAATATGGCACCATTTAGTAAAGTTCCGGTGATCGATCTTCTAGACCTTCTGACATGGGCGCAAAAAAAGAAAAGAGAATAA
- a CDS encoding MBL fold metallo-hydrolase, with protein sequence MKVQRINTSPYASNSYLINEKILIDPGMDTSKLIQKLEELTDPRNIELIILTHGHFDHSAAAKPVAELCDAPIAIHKNDAASLKSEETSASMLFSSPAPNFEPDILYEDGDIIQISDTEALQLIHTPGHTPGGISLYEPYSKGLFSGDTVFPNGGIGRTDFAGGNMEELSRSIEKLTELEVITLYPGHGPVTSEDVNKQILLSLQMSKSFR encoded by the coding sequence ATGAAAGTTCAGAGGATCAACACATCACCATATGCATCCAATTCATACCTTATCAATGAAAAGATACTAATCGATCCTGGAATGGATACGAGCAAGCTTATCCAAAAGCTGGAAGAGCTTACCGACCCAAGGAACATCGAACTGATCATCCTCACCCATGGACATTTCGATCACAGTGCAGCTGCAAAACCTGTAGCTGAGCTCTGTGACGCACCCATAGCGATACACAAGAACGATGCTGCATCTTTGAAAAGTGAGGAGACAAGCGCATCCATGTTGTTCTCATCCCCGGCACCCAACTTTGAACCGGATATACTCTATGAGGACGGCGACATCATCCAGATAAGTGACACAGAAGCACTTCAACTGATCCATACACCTGGACATACCCCAGGAGGTATCAGCCTCTACGAGCCTTATTCCAAAGGGCTCTTTTCAGGGGATACAGTGTTCCCTAATGGCGGCATTGGACGTACTGATTTTGCAGGAGGGAACATGGAAGAACTCTCAAGATCCATTGAAAAACTCACCGAGCTGGAAGTTATCACCCTTTACCCGGGACACGGTCCTGTAACCAGTGAGGACGTGAACAAACAGATACTCCTGTCCCTGCAAATGTCAAAATCATTCCGATAA
- a CDS encoding YgiQ family radical SAM protein has product MSGKKRKQKGSDESRFLPMDRKECKRRGWDELDIIIISGDAYVDHPGFGATIIGRVLEDAGFKVGIIAQPEWDNTDDFMKLGRPRLFFAVAAGNTDSMVSNYTPALKPRPKDLYSPGGKTGLRPNRATVVYSNRLKQAYPDVPIVIGGIEASLRRFAEYDYWSDKVRQSVLADAPADLLVYGMGELQTTEIAQRLDAGEDISSIRDIKGTAWKLEVKKWKEMKTSEDTTFPYVELPSYTEVSSDKQLYAKAFKLMYEQQDPVRGIALIQPHPKTTIIQNPPMRQLSQEELDHVYELPYTREEHPSYKEKVPALETVKFSITTHRGCFGSCSFCAITQHQGRTVSSRSIESIVREAHLLTKLKGFKGNIIGVGGPSANMYAMKCKKWEKSGACKDKLCLYPEPCPSMATSHKENIEMLRHLREIPEVKNVFVSYGVRYDLALLDTEYIEELCEHHISGQLKIAPEHYSKEVTDCMKKPGKEVFEEFADIFEKTNKKLNKDQYLVTFLMSGHPACTMEDMVELAEYIKETNRYTEQVQDFTPTPMTAATCMFHTGLDPFTGKKVYVATSRREKNIQRAMMHYRDPRNQSLVYEGLKQAGREDLIGNTWNCLISRKGKKTSSFTKR; this is encoded by the coding sequence ATGTCAGGAAAAAAACGTAAACAAAAAGGCTCTGATGAGTCTAGGTTCCTTCCCATGGACCGCAAAGAGTGCAAAAGACGCGGATGGGATGAGCTTGATATCATCATCATTTCCGGGGATGCATACGTAGACCATCCAGGCTTTGGTGCAACGATAATAGGCCGTGTCCTCGAAGATGCCGGTTTTAAAGTAGGTATCATCGCCCAGCCAGAATGGGATAATACCGATGACTTCATGAAACTTGGCAGACCCCGCCTCTTTTTCGCAGTAGCTGCAGGCAACACTGACTCAATGGTCAGCAATTACACACCTGCACTCAAACCCCGACCAAAGGACCTATACTCCCCCGGTGGCAAAACCGGGCTGCGTCCGAATCGTGCAACTGTCGTTTATTCCAACAGACTAAAGCAAGCATACCCTGACGTACCGATCGTGATCGGAGGTATCGAGGCATCCCTCCGCCGTTTTGCAGAATATGACTACTGGTCCGACAAAGTAAGGCAATCCGTGCTTGCAGATGCGCCTGCAGACCTGCTGGTCTATGGAATGGGAGAATTGCAGACCACGGAAATTGCCCAAAGACTTGATGCAGGCGAAGATATCAGCAGCATAAGGGATATCAAGGGAACCGCTTGGAAGCTGGAAGTGAAAAAGTGGAAGGAAATGAAGACAAGTGAAGATACTACTTTCCCTTACGTGGAACTTCCTTCCTACACAGAAGTATCATCTGACAAGCAACTCTATGCAAAAGCATTCAAGCTGATGTATGAACAGCAGGACCCTGTCAGAGGCATAGCGCTAATACAGCCCCATCCAAAAACAACCATCATCCAGAACCCTCCCATGAGGCAACTTTCACAGGAAGAACTTGACCATGTCTACGAGTTGCCATACACAAGGGAAGAACATCCCTCTTACAAGGAAAAAGTGCCAGCACTGGAAACTGTTAAATTCTCCATTACAACTCACAGGGGTTGCTTTGGAAGCTGCTCTTTCTGCGCCATAACCCAGCATCAGGGACGTACCGTTTCAAGTAGAAGCATCGAGTCCATAGTGCGTGAAGCACACTTGCTTACGAAACTAAAAGGATTCAAAGGCAATATAATCGGAGTCGGAGGTCCCAGCGCCAACATGTACGCTATGAAGTGCAAGAAATGGGAAAAGAGCGGAGCATGCAAGGATAAACTCTGCCTGTATCCTGAACCCTGCCCCTCCATGGCCACATCCCACAAAGAGAACATAGAGATGTTACGTCACCTTCGGGAGATCCCTGAGGTAAAGAACGTCTTTGTAAGTTACGGTGTACGTTATGACCTTGCACTTCTTGATACTGAATATATCGAAGAGCTATGTGAACATCATATCAGTGGACAGCTGAAGATCGCTCCTGAACACTATTCTAAAGAGGTTACCGACTGCATGAAAAAGCCTGGAAAAGAGGTTTTCGAGGAATTTGCCGACATCTTTGAGAAGACGAACAAGAAGCTTAACAAAGACCAGTATCTTGTGACGTTCCTCATGTCAGGACACCCTGCCTGCACCATGGAAGATATGGTCGAGCTTGCAGAGTACATAAAGGAAACGAACAGGTATACTGAACAGGTGCAGGACTTCACACCAACACCCATGACAGCTGCCACCTGCATGTTCCACACAGGACTGGACCCCTTCACGGGGAAGAAGGTATATGTAGCTACATCACGAAGGGAAAAGAACATACAACGCGCTATGATGCATTACCGCGACCCCCGAAACCAGAGCCTTGTATATGAAGGTCTCAAGCAGGCAGGTCGAGAGGATCTAATCGGAAATACATGGAACTGTCTCATATCAAGAAAAGGGAAGAAAACTTCATCATTTACAAAAAGATGA
- a CDS encoding TatD family hydrolase has translation MQEVIDSHCHLDFPKFKRDREEVIERARNAGVVEMVNSGIDLKTNISTLALAKQYDFIHPTIGLSPLVVSHYGNEVADEILLQLEQEAEHSVGIGEAGLDYHYYKDSKEREHQKEYFQKVIEIADSYNKPLIIHGREAEEDSFEMVRDLDKVIFHCYGGSVETASMITDAGYYISIPTIVCFSDHHRSIAENVPLDKILIETDSPYLSPRKGRNEPAFVLDILPVIAEAKGIKEEAIAKATLKNTRSVFGL, from the coding sequence ATGCAAGAGGTCATAGATTCGCACTGTCACCTGGATTTTCCAAAATTCAAACGTGACCGTGAAGAAGTAATCGAACGAGCACGCAATGCGGGTGTTGTTGAAATGGTCAATTCAGGTATTGACCTTAAGACGAACATCTCAACACTCGCACTTGCAAAACAATACGATTTTATCCATCCTACAATAGGCCTTAGTCCACTTGTTGTTTCTCATTACGGTAACGAAGTCGCCGACGAGATCCTTCTCCAGCTTGAACAGGAAGCTGAGCACAGTGTCGGTATCGGCGAAGCAGGTCTTGATTACCACTACTATAAGGATAGCAAGGAAAGGGAACACCAGAAAGAATACTTCCAAAAGGTCATCGAGATAGCAGACAGTTATAATAAACCCCTGATTATCCATGGAAGGGAAGCCGAAGAAGATTCTTTCGAGATGGTACGAGACCTTGATAAGGTCATCTTCCATTGCTATGGAGGTTCAGTAGAGACCGCCAGCATGATAACAGATGCCGGATACTACATCTCAATCCCCACCATTGTATGTTTTTCAGATCATCACAGGTCCATAGCTGAAAATGTACCCCTTGACAAAATACTGATCGAGACCGACAGCCCTTACTTATCTCCCAGAAAGGGACGCAATGAACCTGCATTCGTGCTGGACATTCTTCCGGTGATTGCAGAGGCAAAGGGAATTAAAGAAGAAGCAATTGCAAAGGCAACCCTTAAAAATACAAGAAGTGTATTTGGTCTTTAA
- a CDS encoding hybrid sensor histidine kinase/response regulator, whose translation MNQKERSKILIIDSEDRNVELLESILISEHDIIRSSSGNEGLQKAIDNEPDLILLDNMIKDIAAHEICRILKNNESTKLIPIVIIATPDKKDEKIKSLEEGADDFVNKPVSHLEISTRVKALLKIKRLQDKVIKERNQASRYLDVIGSIIIILDKDSNIDFANKKACNLLGWKKEDILGKSLADFFPEDTKDIQKKELFQILEGKRELPEFHELLLLTKNSDGTTEKRLILWHDVILKDEEGKIIGMIRSGEDNTERANMEEELTKANEKLRLSHKMKDEFLANINHELRTPLISIKGFSELLYNERLGELNEHQKKTMKTVVHNSERLRHLIESLFYVSDMQNETIKYTFSLIDLKEMLESITASMLSNIEHKGIEFKKEIPETLPIVKGNSKYIESVLIHLLDNAIKFTPAGETVSVSSSEENGIVHIIVRDSGPGIPNDILCQFCTDIPEDASESDICCTNRDYGLIICKKIISAHKGDMGIDTKTGNGTEIHVRLPAFENEKTISE comes from the coding sequence ATGAACCAGAAAGAAAGATCAAAGATACTCATCATCGACAGCGAAGACCGCAATGTCGAGCTTCTGGAATCCATTCTTATCTCTGAACATGATATCATCAGATCATCTTCCGGAAACGAAGGGCTCCAAAAAGCCATTGATAATGAACCGGACCTCATCCTGCTTGATAACATGATAAAGGACATTGCTGCTCATGAGATATGCAGGATACTGAAGAACAACGAAAGTACAAAGCTAATACCAATCGTCATTATTGCAACTCCCGATAAAAAGGATGAAAAAATAAAAAGCCTTGAAGAAGGAGCTGATGATTTCGTTAACAAACCAGTCAGTCATCTGGAGATCTCCACGCGTGTGAAGGCGTTACTAAAGATCAAACGTTTGCAGGATAAAGTTATCAAAGAACGCAATCAGGCCTCCAGGTACCTTGATGTTATTGGCTCCATTATCATAATACTTGATAAAGATTCAAACATCGATTTTGCCAACAAGAAAGCTTGTAACTTGCTGGGATGGAAAAAAGAGGACATTTTAGGGAAAAGCCTGGCCGATTTCTTCCCGGAAGATACGAAAGATATCCAGAAAAAAGAACTATTCCAGATACTTGAAGGTAAAAGAGAACTGCCTGAATTCCATGAACTGCTGCTATTGACAAAAAACAGCGATGGGACCACAGAAAAAAGGCTGATACTCTGGCATGATGTGATCTTAAAGGATGAGGAAGGAAAGATCATCGGCATGATCCGCTCAGGTGAGGACAACACAGAAAGAGCGAACATGGAAGAAGAGCTCACAAAGGCAAATGAGAAGCTTCGTCTTTCCCATAAGATGAAGGATGAGTTCCTGGCAAACATCAACCACGAACTTCGAACCCCTCTGATATCGATAAAAGGATTTAGTGAACTTCTATACAATGAGCGTCTGGGTGAGTTGAACGAGCATCAAAAGAAGACCATGAAAACTGTTGTCCATAACTCAGAACGTCTTCGACATTTGATAGAATCACTGTTCTATGTCAGCGACATGCAAAATGAGACAATAAAATATACATTTAGCCTCATAGACCTCAAAGAGATGCTGGAAAGCATAACTGCCAGCATGCTCTCAAATATAGAGCATAAAGGTATTGAATTCAAAAAAGAGATACCTGAAACATTGCCAATAGTGAAAGGCAACAGCAAATATATCGAATCTGTGCTAATACACCTGCTTGACAATGCAATAAAATTCACTCCTGCAGGAGAAACGGTTTCGGTGTCATCTTCAGAAGAGAATGGAATTGTGCATATCATTGTACGAGATTCAGGACCGGGAATTCCAAACGATATACTCTGCCAGTTTTGCACCGATATTCCGGAAGATGCCAGTGAAAGTGATATCTGTTGCACTAACCGGGATTACGGCCTGATCATCTGTAAGAAGATCATAAGCGCACACAAAGGTGATATGGGCATCGATACTAAAACAGGGAATGGAACTGAGATCCATGTCCGGTTACCAGCATTTGAAAATGAGAAAACTATCAGTGAATAA